DNA from Pelodiscus sinensis isolate JC-2024 chromosome 1, ASM4963464v1, whole genome shotgun sequence:
TCTCCGTCAGGTAGAAGTGATCAACTTTGGGGACTGCCTGGTGCGCTCAAAGGGTGCCGTTGCCATTGCCGAAGCTGTCAAAGAAGGACTCCCTAAACTAAAGGTATCCTGTTCTACTGCTCCATCTTCAAATCTCTTCCCAAAACACCTTGTATCTTCTCCCCCTTTCTTACGTTGAATCAGATGCATGGTGTTGCCCATGGTATAATTTCTTATTCGCTTCTTGGCTTATCAGCATCATTTAATCATTGCTCACTGACTAATTTTCTTCCAAGTCTTtttataacttaaaaaaaatccagccccAAAGGAGAGTGTTTCTTAGACAATTCTGCGCATGTGAAGTTGGTTTTCATAATGGAGAAATGACATGCAGCATTCCATAACGCACTTCCTCTGCTTCTCAGGAATTGAACTTGTCCTTCTGTGAAATCAAACGAGATGCTGCTCTGACTATTGCAGAGGCTACTGAAGACAAGTCTGAATTGGAGAAGCTGGATCTCAATGGTACGTGAGCATGAAATTAGATCAAAATTTGTCTGGTCCATGACTAACTCTAGAAACCATTGGGAAGAAGCCTGTGGGATTGAAACATCTGTATTGCTGCCAGACATGTCTATGTATAAAATACTGGGGCTGCTGAGAGCAACTGAACCGACTAAGCAAATAAGCTCTTTCCTCTTCCTCAAGACTTTAATGGTTATATTTAAACCTCTTGAGCCATAGCTTCAATTTCTGGCAGCTTATCCCAGCCACTTCCTGAAGTGAATACATCTGAGTACCATATGGCTGTATGCGTCTATAGGGTGTGAAAACAAAGTCCTGTCTGTACTGCATTGGTGTCAGAGATCCCATGATGCTATTAGATTTTCATTCAAGCCTGTTTCTGTGTCGTTGGTCGAAGTTTCCAAATCGTTGTTGTGCTGTCTTCCCTCCTAGAGGTAGCTGCTTTTTAGTGGTACTTTATAGGATCCTGCCAAACTCAGTtcgttttggtcaatttcatggtcataggactttaaaaattataaatttcattattttagctttttacattttaaatttcaCGGTGTAGTAATCGTAGGTCTCTGATGCAAAGAGGAGTTGGGGGGTGGGAGTTTGCAAGGTTATTGTGGAGAGGGTTGAactactgctacccttacttttgAACTGTTGCTGGCAGGGGTATTACCTTCAAAGTAgtgcctgctggctgggagctgatGCCAACAACAGCACAGACATGGTGTGATGTAGTATGATCTTgcaacccttacttctgtgctgctgctgtcaaatctctaccttcagagctgggcacccagccaacagcTGCTATTCTCCACAGGTCTGAATGCAGCATAGAAGTATGGGTGGCAATACCACAGCCGCAGTAAAATAACCCCTACAACTCTTTTTTGGATCAGATCTCCTCCCAATTTCAGAAACATTGGTTACCCCTGTGAAAACCCTATAGTataaggtaaaagcacacaaaagaccagattcaTGGTCTGTGAgatgtttttcatggctgtgaactTGGTAGGGCCCTAACTGTAATTAGTGCTTTAGAATCCTCGGAGATGAAAGATATAGAGAGTTCAGTCTCCAAGACTTTTCTGATTAATTACATTCTTCCTCCTTCAAACTTCCCTTGCAATTGTATTCTGTAATGTTCTTGTCTCAATTCATTGTGTGGTGTCTGAGTAGGTGAACAGCTGATCGGTTTCAATGGAAGTCTGCTGTCTGTGCAGCTTGTGAAAGGTATTTAAAGAAATGCAAATCAAGTAGCCATCCTCCCAGCTGCAGTTGGGTTTGATTTAGGGACTTCACTGCAGGCTCtacttaacttttttttcctgtgaccaATTCAGCGCCAAGTCTGAGAGTGTCTGActcttttccctctgctccccccacctgacTTCTCTTTTCTTGCATCCTAGGTAATGCACTGGGGGAAGAAGGTTGTGAACAGCTTCAGGAGATTCTTGAAGGTTTCAACATGGCAGATGTGTTGGGTTCCCTGAGGTAGGCCATTGGAAAAGGCTGTGGCAGAGGTCTGCTCAGCATTCATATCAGTGCTCTGACTGCAATTTACATCTGTTTCATGCAAGTTCATGTTTTTAAGGgggtctgtcactactgagagaTGCTGAATTAACAAGACTGGAGACTACAATTTTCTATCTGTAGTAGATATGCAAATCCCACCCCCTCACTGTGCCTCAAACCTTTGATTTGGTGGGAGCTCCAGAGGAGTGAGAGGAGAGCACAGTTTCCCTGGCCTACATAGCTCTCTTGCCTGTACTCAGTGCTTTCTCTAGTGTTTTGTGGATGCCTGTCCACTAGTAATTGGGCTGAGATTCTTGACACTGCTTCATCCACTGCCAAAGTGCTGTCAGGTGGGAACCAGTCCCACTACTGCTCTGAGGTCAGATCAGGTGACTTGAACATAGCTGGCTCCATAATCCATTGCATTCCCCAAATGTTTATACTCTCTGCCTCAGAAGTGATTTGTTCTCAGTAAccttagtgcagtggtctcccACCTTCTTACACCCAAGATTGCgctttaaatgtcagggcaagccaagatctgccccatccttccccacggccccactccttccttgaGGTCCCAcactctctgttcccctcctctccaccatttgctgtccccagcccttactcattCTCACTGGGTTgggacaggaggtgcgggctctggggtgggaatgagggatttgggtgtgggaagggatgagaggtgcaagttctgggagagaatttgggtgcagcaggagggagagaaggggaggctggctcagggaaggggctccaggctggagagtgttggggtcaggtggagggttgagAGGCTTGTgtatgtgagggtgcaggagtttaggttggggtatatgaggggctcagggcatagGTTTGCAGTGTGCGGATGGTGCTGGAGTGTTGTAGcacaagactggggatgtggaagtgcaggaggttgggggatgtgagaggctcaggacagcgGGTTGTGGTGTATGATAGGGTCAGGTTTGGGATCTATGGGGggcacaggagtgttatgatgtggGCAGGTGGGGATTGGCcacaattgggggcttgttggccaggcttaatttttaaataaaatattatgtcaaacacaatgTTTCAACATTATCTTTCTTTATGAgaagaacctgttttgagtcaggggtcactgacccagagaaaagtTAGTCGGGGCCACAcgagagatgcaaaaaaacaaccactCCAGAACCCCCCAAGCCTTACTAATGGggccccagctgagacacctcactcccctggcactctaGCCCCAGGCCAGATTAAcgcttctggggttccagggttagtggaatttgtgggcccctctacctctgtggtggggccagaaatgagggatccagtgtgtaggacagagctgccagagagtgggatagggatgggggtgcagaatctgggtggaaaatagggtacaggagcaagatggggataggtgtctggccgggaggtagggggtaggagcagggttctggtgggtgtctggccataaggcaagggcagggtgctggatggtgtctgggcagggtgctggtgggggtctgggcaggggcagggaggtgctggtgggggcctgCGCAGGTGGGattctggtggggggggcaggagtagggTGCTGGTTGGGGCTGGGTACTCATGGTggtctggccgggggggggcagggacagggacggCTCGGCCAGTACTTGGGGATCCCACAGCTGCGTGCCAGGTCTGGGGTCTCAGGAAGTGTGCAGgctgctcttctcctcccctaaacagctggtAAACACTTCCTGAAAAGGCGGGTCTTTTGCGCCACCGggaacttccttccccctgctgccttcctgcatgggtgggagtggagggaggagtCGTCCTGGGACTGCACCAGCTTCAACTTCTCAGGAAATGCGTGGCTGTCATGGGGagtggagaaagagtgctctggTGACCCCAGCCCTAGCATTTTAAAGCTTGGAAAGGTCTTACTACATTTTGTTATGACCTGGAAAAGTATACTTAGGTGCCAGTGTATTGCAGGCTTCCTATTCATGTAAACTCTCCTCTTAATTTTTCTTAGTGATGACGAAGGGGAGGATGAGGAGGATGAAGATGATGAAGAGGaggatgaagaggaggaagaagaagaggaagaacaaCAACAGTTGCAGGAGAGAGGGCAAGGGGAACAGGAATCACTGCCTTCTAAGAAGATCCTAGACTCCCATGTAAATGTGCTTTGAAAGATAGCCAGTAATCCCTTATTTGGAGTAGGGAAAAGAGATTTGAAATGTGGGAAGCTGTTCATAGACTTTTATGAACTCGTAGAGAATAATTGGGGATTCACATGCCTCTTAAGTGTTCACCTCTTAGGCTAGAGGGATGtgtcagagcaggggtggggtaaAAGAGGAGGGTGAAAGAACAGTGCCTCAAGATAGTTCGGTGACAATTTGAAGAAAACTAGTGGGAAAATCTTATTTCTTCCAACATTTTCTGTAGACCCAACAGTATTGGCTGAGCCAATTAGTCAGAGCATTTGCTGGGCAAGCTTTCACCACAGAGCTTTGTTAGTGTAGCACCCCTTCCGTTTTGTCCTGGGCTCACTTTTCACACCCCTTCACAAGTTCTGACAATGCAGATGACCGGCAACCTGCTTCACCCTCGCTGTACCAAGTCCATCACACTTCCCTTTGCATTCATGCACCCACAACTCTGCCAGTGCTCTGCAGAATGAGCTGAGATCAGACTCACTGTGTTTCAGGACTCTGCTCCCgtgtctccttctcctcctcctcctgtggacGTTGCCACATTCCTCGCCTTCCCATCGCCAGAGAAACTGCTGCGATTAGGGCCTAAGTGCTCCATTCTGATAGCTCAGCAGGTAGGTGGTCACTGGCTGCTTTGCACAAGGCTTTCTGATGGTGTGGTTGGTGTGATGAGTGATGGGATATATTGTTTAACTGTCAGAGCTGATCTCCTCCTGGGGTTTCATGACCTGGATTAGGATCCCTGTCTTGTCTACCTCCACACTTTTCATTTGGACAACTTGAAGCTGTATGTGTATAAGTAAGTATGGTGCCAGCACAGCAGCTGCATTTCATGGCTTAGGCCTCTATGCATCCTGGTGCAGCCAGGACCGTTACTTTCTTCTGCAGCCAGTTGGAGGCAATTGTTGCACTTTTCATTGGTTCTGTAGTGTCTTTTCTGTGCTCACTCTGCCATGGACTTACTGGCACCTGCTTTTTGTCTGACAGACAGACACATCTGATACAGAGAAGGTGGTTGCGGCtcttctgaagatctcttctgtgTTCAAAGATGAAACCACAGTGAAAACAGCAGTGCATGAAACAACAGGTTTGTGTCTCCATGCAAAAGTGGGGCCAAGGGAGCCTAACTTATAATGGTGGCCCCTAAAGAAGTCCCAGGGATGGCCTTCCTGGCCAAAATTCACTAAAGGGTGGTTTTTGTGCACACCGGTAATGTCCCTTATTGCTGAGGCAACAACCCATGGTCAATTGTATCAAAGGCTGCTGCAAGGTTCTGCATTATAAAAATGTCCAGCTGAGCTTCCTCTGAGGTCAGCAGGAGATCACACATGGtgaggaccctaccaaattcagggtccattttggtcaatttcacaaacacaggattttaaaaatcatggatttcatgatttcagctattttaaatctgaaatatcAGTGTTATAATCTTAGCGGTTGTGACCCAAAGGCAAGTTCTGGGGGGGACTGCAAGATTTGTAGAGGGGGTTGAAACACAGCTACCCTTATTTCAGCTctgctggggtcagtggctggctgtcttcagagctgggcagctggagagtggtggctgctggccaggagctcagttctgaaggcagagttGTCATCAGTAACAGCACAGAGGTAAGGATGACATAGTATGGTATTGCCatctttctgtgctgctgccaacaGAGCAGGGTACCcagccaacagctgctgctctctaaacccagctctgaaggcagtgcagaagtaagggtgccaatactacccccccccccaaaaaaaagctttCATCTCCCCTGCAATTCCTTCGTGGGTCAAGACCCCCaatttgggaaatgctggtctcccctgtgaaatctgcatagcatagggtaaaagcacacacaacATCCAATGTCACAGTCCATGACACGTTTTGATGTccgtgaatttgatagggcctgGTACATGGCCCGGACTATCTCTGCATCTGCTCCTGTGAGATGCTGCCATCCAGTATGAAACCAGTTCTTTATGTTACTCACGTCCAAGTGCACCTGGATCTGAATATCCTTTGCCTCCCCTAACAAGCTGTCTGGCAATTGCTGCAATGTCAAGAGATGATTTCTTCAGGATGAGGTATCTGTGTGGTGAAAAATGTCTGATCTTCCATGAGGGAAACATCAGATGGTCCCATAGCCACCCCACTTTCCTTAATTAACCAAGGAGGACAAGGGTCAGAGACCCTGTGGCTGATCTTGAGAAATTCTGAGAACCAGAGACCTCCTTGCTGGAAACCAAAGCAAATAAATGCACACCCAGTGGATGACAGCCAAAGGGAGCCTGTGGCTTTTGTTATTTTAAAGGGCAGTGAGACCAACCTACAGTCCAACAGTCAGTCAAGCTTGTCACCATGAGAGGTAGGCTTGACTGACTGTTGGACAAACACACCCAGGGAGACCATTTCTTGCATTGTTTGTGGCTGAAATCAATCAACACTTCTTTGCCTCAGCCATAGTCCCCAGGTCTTTTAAGCAGCCCCCGTGCTAAAGACTGGACTCTGTGTGACTTCTTGGGCTGTCTCCTCTAATCTGTGCCTCATCTGTTTCAACTGCCTGCTTTCACTGTTGGCCTGCAATAACCTCTCTGGCAGCAGAGACAACCAGGGTATTTAAAGGGATGTGGCCTCCCAAGGCCGATCTAACAGCTGATAATAGTCAAGGCCTGCTGTACTCAATGGCAAACTTGACCTTACATTCTGCACTGAAGCTCCCTATCTGGGTGGCATTCCAGTGCAGAACCTGGAGAGTGAGGTGGCTTCAGATAAGATAAATGTAACTGAATCCAGCAGTGAAATGAACTATCATCACTACAGTATCTTACTGCCCTCTTCAGCTTAACACATTTATTTCTCTAGATGCCTTGATGAGAAAAGCCTTCACTTCCGCCACCTTTAATTCTGATGCCTTCATCACCAGTCTACTGATCCACATGGGCCTGCTCAAggtgagagggcaggagagagttaAAGTGGTCTGTGATGGGTGGGGTGGGCTGAGTTCTGATTGTATTTCTGCTTGAAAAGCTAAGGTTTGTTGGCTTGTGGATAATCATATTCTTTTCTCCATGGCAACAGTAAGATTCCTGTGCATGCCCAATGCCTAGGGACAATAGAAATCAGCAGGGATAACAAATTCCAGAGAGTGGGATTATGCTAGGGTGGAGGGCAAGGGTTGACTGTTCTCTACTCTGGTCTACTAGGCCTGACTTGTATTTTCAAGATTGGGTATTTCTGTAAGGCAGGAAGAGCCAGGCTGTCAAACTGGATTGCTACTGGATGAAGCTTTTTATAGAAGCCTCATAAAATATGAGTTACTGGTTGTCAGGCTCCTCACTGTAATATCATAAATATCTATTCATCACCCTGGCCACTCTTAatcagatttttctttttaaaatgaccactgcaagaataaataaataaatctgactGATACTTTCAGCTTCTTTCTATCCAGTGTTCTTGCTAATACCTGGAGCATCCAGTATGAGGCTGCACAGAATAAAATCCATTAGCAGGATTGTTGTTTTGAGAATCAGCAGCAAGTTAGCCGCAATAGAACCTGCACCTAGGCTACAGCATGAACTGAGCCAAAAGAGGATTGGAGTTGTCTCCATCTACAATCACTGGGCTCATTCAAACAAAATGCACTTTCAGTCTAACCAAATGCAAAGAAATAGGGAAGACCAtgtatcctggaaagcagtgattcCAAACAGGATATTGGAATCATGATGAACCTAGCAACTCagcatgagctcccagtgcaatgGTGTGGCAAAAAGGGCTAATGCAACCTTGGCTGTATACATGGGAGAGTGGATGTAGAGAGGGGACTTCACTTGTGTGgacagcactggggagcctgatGGTGGAATACTCTACATTTTTGGGGTCAGCAGTTTTCAAAAGGACattaaaaattggaaagggtgcagaacAGAACCACAAATGATTCAGAGGCTTCAGAAAGTGCCTTACAGTGAGAAACTTGAAGAGCTCAATCCtagcttatcaaaaagaagaCACTATTCATGTGTAAGTATGTTGATAGGGAGAAAACACTGGGCATAGAAGGGCTCTTAAATTCAATGGTGAGAGGCATAACAAGAACCAGTCAGTGGCTGGAATTTAGACCGTATGCCTtgttttcctagtttgaattgTACAGTGAGGGTGATTATCCATTGGGTCAAACTCCCATGTGAAGCAGTGGATACTCCCATCTCTTGGTGTCTTCCAATCAAGATGCATCGTCCTTCTGGGAGACCTGCTTTAGCCAAACATGAGTTATTTGTCTCCACACAGGGCTACTAggggaaattctgtggcctgtgataGAACGGTTGTTGAACTAGATGAGCTAATGgacccttctggctttaaacttGGAATTGATTTTGGGAGTGACTGGGAACAATAGGCTTGGAAGAGGGAGAGGCACACAAGAGGGAATAACTGCCCTCTTGGATCTAGCAAGAATTGTAGGCTTCCTTCTCAGCTGGAGGGAGGGTCCTCAGCAGGTATCTGGAAAGGAAGTTCTGGAAGAAGTATATGTGAACTGTCTAAATTGCCTACACCTCACAATATTGTCACACCCTAATTGAAACATGCTGTCATCTTCCTGGTGGCTGTGTTTGAGACATACACTTTCGGGATGGGGAGAGAGTTGATTGCTCATGTCTTGAATAACCCATTGCACAGAATACAGGAGCCAGCTTTACCTCCTCCTGCAGATGGGAAGGCCAGTTCCAGCAAAGAATTAGGTATTTGTGTGAATAACCATAGCATCTGTTATGTAAACTAGGCTGATCTCCAGAATTAGTCCTTTCCATGACTTACTGTGGAGACTAAAGCCCCAGCTGGAAACAGACTTCTTTCCTTTTCTGCATGTGAGGTCTGTTTGTCTTTTTTATAGGCACCGGGTTGGTCAGTCAGACAGCATAATGGACTAGATGGAATGCGCTGCTTTTGGTGTGGCTATGTGCCTGATTTGTCTGTCTTTTCCCAACTGGCAGAGTGAAGAGAAGATCAAGCCTGTCCCAAGCCTCTATGGGCCTCTGATGGCCCTGAATCATATGGTCCAGCAAGATTATTTCCCCAAATCCCTGGCCCCAGTTCTCCTGGCCTTCGTGACAAAGTGAGTGTTGCATGTTACAGGCTAACTTGTTCTGTAGGAAGTTAGAACCCTTCTGTGTATGGTtgagttaaaaagaaaaatacatattCTTCCCTCAAACCTCCTGGGTGTGGGGAGTCAAGAATACAAATGCAACAATTTTAAGAAAAGCTGTTCCTATCTTGCTTAGTCCCACATTCACAAGGTAAGAAGCATTGATCACGGGTAATGAACTGTGAAACTGACTTTCTAAAGGTGGTCTT
Protein-coding regions in this window:
- the RANGAP1 gene encoding ran GTPase-activating protein 1; translated protein: MASEDITKLAESLAKAQVGGGQLSFAGKSLKLNTAEDAKEVSKEIEEFDGLEALRLEGNTVGVEAAKVIAKALEKKAELKRCHWSDMFTGRLKSEIPFALIALGEALITAGSQLVELDLSDNAFGPDGVRGFEALLKSPACFTLQELKLNNCGMGIGGGKILAAALKECHRKSSTTGKPLALKIFVAGRNRLENDGATALAEAFGLIGTLEEVHMPQNGINHPGITALAQAFAANPLLRVINLNDNTFAEKGAVAMAETLKTLRQVEVINFGDCLVRSKGAVAIAEAVKEGLPKLKELNLSFCEIKRDAALTIAEATEDKSELEKLDLNGNALGEEGCEQLQEILEGFNMADVLGSLSDDEGEDEEDEDDEEEDEEEEEEEEEQQQLQERGQGEQESLPSKKILDSHDSAPVSPSPPPPVDVATFLAFPSPEKLLRLGPKCSILIAQQTDTSDTEKVVAALLKISSVFKDETTVKTAVHETTDALMRKAFTSATFNSDAFITSLLIHMGLLKSEEKIKPVPSLYGPLMALNHMVQQDYFPKSLAPVLLAFVTKPNRALDSCSFARHKLLQTLHQL